A window of Castanea sativa cultivar Marrone di Chiusa Pesio chromosome 1, ASM4071231v1 contains these coding sequences:
- the LOC142606236 gene encoding uncharacterized protein LOC142606236, translated as MRRSMPKLPYSSPPYSGEEKMLLHLEVAGKALYVLVLVVLLLLYLGEWKRNRRAGRHVQTTGRANVVRGDGDNGGETISGQIAREFHAVVDDTMGGQFTGEVRFDVAGDDDGGTVSGKIAMDPTSLAATMPSVFKQQ; from the exons ATGAGACGATCTATGCCCAAGCTTCCATACTCCTCTCCTCCTTATAGTGG GGAAGAAAAAATGCTATTGCATCTTGAAGTTGCTGGGAAAGCGTTATATGTACTGGTCCTCGTTGTTTTGCTACTTTTGTATTTAGGAGAGTGGAAACGTAATCGCAGAGCTGGTCGCCATGTCCAAACTACTGGGCGTGCCAACGTTGTCCGTGGTGATGGTGATAATGGGGGCGAAACCATCAGCGGCCAAATTGCTAGGGAATTTCATGCCGTTGTCGATGATACAATGGGCGGCCAATTCACTGGGGAAGTCCGTTTCGATGTCGCCGGTGATGATGATGGCGGTACCGTCAGCGGCAAAATAGCTATGGATCCAACTTCACTAGCTGCCACTATGCCTTCTGTATTTAAGCAACAATAG